The proteins below come from a single Chryseobacterium bernardetii genomic window:
- the ribD gene encoding bifunctional diaminohydroxyphosphoribosylaminopyrimidine deaminase/5-amino-6-(5-phosphoribosylamino)uracil reductase RibD, which produces MNNDELYIKRCIELAQKALGKTYPNPLVGSVIVYKGEIIGEGYHHKAGENHAEINAINSVKDKTLIPESTIYVSLEPCAHYGKTPPCALKIKELGFKKVVIGAMDSHDKVNGKGKKIIQDAGIEAVSGILENKCIELNKRFFTYHEKKRPYIILKWAESGDGFLDKDFKPTAVSNALVNQFVHQLRANEHAILVGTQTALNDNPSLTVRNVEGINPIRILIDFDLKVPDDFKIYNNEARTLVLNSSKEGAQEHIQFIKIKKENFLSDLMEILYNEQIQSIIIEGGRFTLQQFIDADLWDEVIIIKNENLELRNGTKAPEFNHSVNKTESYRDNTISFYKSK; this is translated from the coding sequence ATGAATAACGACGAACTTTATATTAAACGATGTATTGAACTGGCCCAGAAAGCTCTGGGTAAAACCTACCCCAACCCACTTGTAGGAAGTGTGATTGTTTACAAAGGTGAAATCATTGGTGAGGGCTACCATCATAAAGCAGGAGAAAACCATGCAGAGATCAATGCCATTAATTCTGTGAAAGACAAAACTCTGATTCCAGAATCAACAATCTATGTTTCTCTGGAGCCTTGTGCACACTACGGTAAAACTCCCCCATGCGCTTTAAAAATTAAAGAATTAGGTTTCAAAAAAGTAGTTATCGGTGCTATGGATTCCCATGATAAAGTAAACGGAAAAGGGAAAAAGATCATTCAGGATGCAGGAATAGAGGCTGTTTCCGGAATTCTTGAAAATAAATGTATTGAACTGAACAAAAGATTTTTTACCTACCACGAAAAGAAAAGGCCTTACATCATTTTAAAATGGGCAGAATCCGGTGATGGATTTCTGGATAAAGATTTTAAACCAACTGCTGTCTCCAATGCGTTAGTTAATCAGTTTGTTCATCAGTTAAGAGCAAACGAGCATGCTATTTTGGTAGGAACACAAACTGCTTTAAATGATAATCCCAGCCTTACTGTAAGAAATGTTGAGGGAATAAACCCAATCAGAATTTTAATTGATTTTGACCTGAAAGTTCCGGATGACTTTAAGATTTACAACAATGAAGCCAGAACATTAGTTCTAAACAGTAGTAAAGAAGGAGCGCAAGAACATATTCAATTCATTAAAATCAAAAAAGAGAATTTCTTATCTGATTTGATGGAAATATTATACAATGAACAAATTCAGTCTATTATCATAGAAGGAGGCCGCTTTACCTTACAGCAATTTATTGACGCAGATCTTTGGGACGAAGTTATCATTATTAAAAATGAAAACCTGGAACTAAGGAACGGTACAAAAGCCCCGGAATTCAATCATAGCGTTAACAAAACTGAAAGCTATAGGGATAATACTATTTCTTTTTATAAATCAAAATAA